A section of the Oncorhynchus masou masou isolate Uvic2021 unplaced genomic scaffold, UVic_Omas_1.1 unplaced_scaffold_1534, whole genome shotgun sequence genome encodes:
- the LOC135531159 gene encoding keratin-associated protein 4-9-like → MEQSEHSLSSLGSQCNGRERGAPEFRDECTREECTREECNRKECNRKECTREECNRKECNREECTREECNRKECNRKECTREECNRKECNRKECTREECTRKECNRKECNRKECTREECNRKECNRKECNRKECNRKEWNRKECTREECNRKECNRKECNRKECNRKECNRKECNRKECTREECNRKECNRKECNRKECNRKECTREECNRKECTREECNRKECNRKECTREECNRKECNRKECTREECNRKECNRKECNRKECNRKECNRKEWREEVSREG, encoded by the exons atggagcagagtgagcacagcctgtcctctctgggcagccag TgcaatgggagagagaggggagctccAGAGTTCAGGGATGAGTGTACCAGGGAGGAGTGTACCAGGGAGGAGTGTAACAGGAAGGAGTGTAACAGGAAGGAGTGTACCAGGGAGGAGTGTAACAGGAAGGAGTGTAACAGGGAGGAGTGTACCAGGGAGGAGTGTAACAGGAAGGAGTGTAACAGGAAGGAGTGTACCAGGGAGGAGTGTAACAGGAAGGAGTGTAACAGGAAGGAGTGTACCAGGGAAGAGTGTACCAGGAAGGAGTGTAACAGGAAGGAGTGTAACAGGAAGGAGTGTACCAGGGAAGAGTGTAACAGGAAGGAGTGTAACAGGAAGGAGTGTAACAGGAAGGAGTGTAACAGGAAGGAGTGGAACAGGAAGGAGTGTACCAGGGAAGAGTGTAACAGGAAGGAGTGTAACAGGAAGGAGTGTAACAGGAAGGAGTGTAACAGGAAGGAGTGTAACAGGAAGGAGTGTAACAGGAAGGAGTGTACCAGGGAAGAGTGTAACAGGAAGGAGTGTAACAGGAAGGAGTGTAACAGGAAGGAGTGTAACAGGAAGGAGTGTACCAGGGAGGAGTGTAACAGGAAGGAGTGTACCAGGGAGGAGTGTAACAGGAAGGAGTGTAACAGGAAGGAGTGTACCAGGGAAGAGTGTAACAGGAAGGAGTGTAACAGGAAGGAGTGTACCAGGGAAGAGTGTAACAGGAAGGAGTGTAACAGGAAGGAGTGTAACAGGAAGGAGTGTAACAGGAAGGAGTGTAACaggaaggagtggagggaggaggttaGCAgggagggttaa